One window of the Mycobacterium haemophilum DSM 44634 genome contains the following:
- a CDS encoding peptidase M50: MNTADSAPSVAVLLFGDDRTRQRWNALTALSTHRADGPDDIVAIDAAIGRYRRLVVVGGDGDLAAVLGRLLRADRLDIEVAYVPRHRTAATRVYHLPAGRRAARRARRGPATRVPLIRDETGSVIVGKADWLPVDDRQPLHGEAVVDDIPLFDGDVAGVRIAPTLAMPGLRARLHGPRTGLGIWRRWLTGRAVQLGSTGVAVVRDGVPAGRPARRSTLYRNVEGWLLVR, from the coding sequence TTGAACACGGCCGATAGCGCCCCCAGCGTGGCGGTGTTGCTGTTCGGCGACGACCGAACCCGACAACGATGGAACGCCCTGACCGCGCTGTCCACCCACCGAGCCGATGGTCCCGACGACATTGTCGCCATCGACGCGGCGATCGGCCGGTACCGCCGACTGGTTGTCGTTGGCGGCGACGGCGACCTGGCTGCGGTGCTGGGCCGGCTGTTGCGCGCCGACCGGCTCGACATTGAGGTGGCTTACGTGCCGCGCCACCGCACCGCGGCGACCCGGGTCTATCACCTTCCGGCCGGGCGCCGAGCGGCGCGACGCGCTCGCCGCGGTCCCGCCACGCGGGTGCCGCTGATCCGCGACGAGACCGGGTCGGTGATCGTGGGCAAGGCCGATTGGTTGCCGGTCGACGACCGGCAACCGCTGCACGGTGAGGCAGTCGTTGATGACATCCCGCTGTTCGACGGCGATGTCGCCGGCGTGCGCATTGCGCCGACGCTGGCCATGCCGGGCTTGCGAGCCAGGTTGCATGGCCCGCGAACTGGCCTCGGTATCTGGCGCCGGTGGCTCACTGGCCGCGCGGTGCAGCTGGGCAGCACCGGTGTCGCCGTGGTCCGTGACGGTGTCCCAGCGGGCCGTCCGGCGCGCCGATCGACGCTCTACCGCAACGTCGAAGGCTGGCTGCTGGTCCGGTAG
- a CDS encoding cation diffusion facilitator family transporter yields the protein MGAGHSHTPAEADASRMIPRMIVAAAILAVFFVVELTTALLINSIALLADAGHMLTDVVAVFMGLAAVVLAKRGSSSPPRTYGWHRAEVFTAVANATLLIGVAAFILYEAVERLSTAPAVPGMPMVVVALAGLAANFVVALVLRSHAEDSLAVKGAYMEVVADTVGSIGVLIAGVVTLTTHWPYADVVVAVLVALWVLPRAISLARAALRILSESSPAHIDVEELRSALGAVDGVTEVHDLHVWTLSPGKDMCTAHLTSDANSARVLHDARAVLAARGLDHATVQIECPDGAGDCSETF from the coding sequence ATGGGCGCTGGGCACAGTCACACTCCCGCCGAGGCCGATGCGTCTCGGATGATCCCCCGCATGATCGTTGCCGCAGCGATCCTGGCGGTGTTCTTTGTTGTGGAGCTGACCACCGCGTTGCTGATCAACTCGATCGCACTGCTCGCCGACGCAGGGCACATGCTGACCGACGTGGTTGCGGTGTTCATGGGGCTGGCCGCGGTGGTACTGGCCAAACGTGGCAGCTCGTCACCTCCCCGCACCTACGGCTGGCATCGCGCCGAGGTATTTACCGCGGTCGCCAACGCCACGCTGCTGATCGGGGTCGCGGCGTTCATCCTCTATGAGGCCGTGGAAAGACTCAGCACGGCTCCCGCCGTCCCGGGCATGCCGATGGTGGTGGTGGCGCTGGCCGGCCTGGCCGCCAATTTCGTGGTGGCGCTGGTGCTGCGTTCGCACGCGGAGGACAGCCTGGCGGTTAAGGGCGCCTATATGGAGGTGGTCGCGGACACCGTGGGCAGCATCGGTGTGCTGATTGCCGGTGTTGTCACCCTCACCACGCACTGGCCCTACGCCGACGTGGTGGTCGCCGTGCTGGTGGCGCTGTGGGTGCTGCCACGAGCGATCTCGCTGGCCCGGGCGGCGTTGCGGATCCTTTCCGAATCGTCGCCGGCCCACATCGATGTCGAGGAGCTGCGTTCGGCACTGGGCGCCGTCGACGGCGTCACCGAAGTGCACGACTTGCACGTGTGGACACTTTCACCCGGCAAGGACATGTGCACCGCGCACCTGACCAGCGACGCCAACTCCGCCCGGGTGCTGCATGACGCGCGGGCGGTGCTGGCTGCTCGTGGGCTGGACCACGCGACCGTGCAGATCGAGTGCCCCGACGGCGCCGGTGACTGCTCGGAAACCTTCTAG
- a CDS encoding glycoside hydrolase family 76 protein has translation MDQVWANRAATAEAAIARRHLKRLWALPGTQLGVVSWPSNRRDRLFATWHYWWQAQLLDCLVDAQLRDPQPARRAQINRQVRSHRLRNNGSWTNNYYDDMAWLALALERAVRMAGVGRRRALTKLNDQLVKAWVPEDGGGIPWRKQDQFFNAPANGPAGIFLARYGDRLRRAEQMADWIDRTLIDPETHLVFDGIKAGSLACAQYTYCQGVVLGLETELAARTDPAAAARHAARVHRLVAAVDKHMAPSGVLRGAGGGDGGLFAGITARYLALVATTLPGDSADDIAARQTARTVVLSSAKSAWDYRQSVNGLPVFGPFWDRDTQLPTAAGGQAQFVGGAVHSSEVAERDLSVQLSGWMLMEAAFSVT, from the coding sequence ATGGATCAGGTATGGGCGAACCGCGCGGCTACCGCCGAAGCCGCCATCGCGCGCCGGCACCTGAAACGGCTCTGGGCGTTGCCGGGAACACAGCTGGGGGTGGTCTCGTGGCCGTCCAACCGGCGGGACCGGCTCTTCGCCACCTGGCACTACTGGTGGCAGGCGCAGCTGCTGGATTGCCTGGTCGATGCGCAGTTGCGCGACCCGCAGCCGGCCCGGCGCGCCCAGATCAACCGGCAAGTCCGGTCGCACCGGCTACGCAACAACGGGTCGTGGACCAACAACTATTACGACGACATGGCGTGGCTGGCGCTGGCGCTGGAACGTGCCGTCCGGATGGCCGGCGTCGGGCGTCGGCGCGCGCTGACCAAACTCAACGACCAGCTCGTCAAAGCGTGGGTGCCTGAGGACGGTGGCGGCATCCCGTGGCGCAAGCAAGATCAGTTTTTCAACGCACCCGCCAATGGGCCGGCGGGAATCTTCCTGGCCCGCTACGGAGACCGGCTGCGGCGGGCCGAGCAGATGGCCGACTGGATCGACCGCACCCTGATCGACCCGGAGACGCACCTGGTTTTCGATGGCATCAAGGCCGGCTCGCTGGCTTGTGCCCAGTACACCTACTGCCAGGGCGTGGTGCTGGGGCTCGAGACCGAGCTGGCGGCCCGCACCGACCCCGCCGCCGCGGCCCGACATGCGGCTCGGGTCCATCGTCTGGTCGCGGCCGTCGACAAGCACATGGCGCCGTCGGGGGTGCTGCGGGGCGCCGGTGGCGGGGACGGCGGCTTGTTCGCCGGCATCACCGCGCGATACCTCGCGCTGGTCGCCACCACACTGCCGGGTGACTCGGCCGACGACATCGCGGCCCGCCAGACCGCCCGCACGGTGGTGCTGTCGTCGGCGAAGTCGGCGTGGGACTACCGGCAATCGGTGAACGGACTGCCCGTGTTCGGGCCCTTTTGGGACCGTGACACCCAGCTACCCACGGCGGCCGGCGGGCAGGCACAGTTCGTCGGCGGTGCCGTGCATAGCTCCGAGGTCGCCGAGCGGGACCTGTCGGTGCAGCTGTCCGGGTGGATGCTGATGGAGGCCGCCTTTAGCGTCACCTAG
- a CDS encoding HNH endonuclease signature motif containing protein codes for MGCGAVVDREAITAAFDALDAAVDGVVALDFDALCAREWLVLLERVERVRRRIPAVEHPMINQLARQATPEELGGTLSHAIAEWTLISRAEAAKRIREAADLGPRRGLTGEPLPPVLAATAAAQRAGKLGAGQVTVIRKFCHGLPGWVDTATREHAEAHLAKLGSQFRPEQLAGLADRLADCLNPDGTYSDTDRGRRRGLTLGNQQTDGMTALHGWLTPEARATLEAVLAKLAAPGMCNPTDDTACVDGAPSQQAIDKDTRSPAQRNHDALTAALRALLCSGKLGQHNGLPASIIVSTTLAELEAAAGKGLTGGGTLLPMSDVIRLARHARHYLAIFDKGKALALYHTKRLASPAQRIVLYAKDRGCSAPGCTVPGYYCEVHHTIPYATCRSTDINNLTFGCGPQHRLLQPGGWTTRKNTHGDTEWIPPPHLDHGQPRTNTYWHPEKLLRDEDDDEGD; via the coding sequence ATGGGTTGTGGCGCGGTCGTGGATCGGGAGGCGATCACGGCGGCCTTTGATGCGTTGGATGCCGCCGTCGATGGTGTGGTCGCGCTGGATTTTGATGCGCTGTGCGCCCGGGAGTGGTTGGTGTTGTTGGAGCGGGTGGAGCGGGTGCGCCGCAGGATACCTGCCGTCGAACACCCAATGATCAATCAGCTTGCCCGCCAAGCCACCCCCGAAGAGCTCGGCGGCACGCTTTCGCATGCGATTGCTGAGTGGACGCTGATCAGCCGCGCCGAGGCCGCCAAGCGTATCCGGGAGGCCGCCGATCTGGGGCCGCGTCGGGGCTTGACCGGTGAACCGTTGCCACCCGTCTTGGCCGCGACCGCCGCAGCACAACGCGCCGGGAAGCTCGGCGCCGGTCAGGTGACGGTGATTCGGAAGTTCTGCCACGGGTTGCCCGGCTGGGTCGATACGGCAACCCGCGAACACGCCGAAGCGCATCTCGCGAAACTGGGCTCCCAGTTTCGGCCCGAACAATTGGCCGGGCTGGCCGATCGGCTCGCCGACTGCCTCAATCCCGACGGCACCTACAGCGACACCGACCGCGGCCGGCGGCGCGGCTTAACCTTAGGCAACCAGCAGACCGACGGCATGACGGCGCTGCACGGCTGGCTGACCCCCGAGGCCCGCGCCACGCTGGAGGCTGTGCTGGCCAAACTGGCCGCGCCCGGCATGTGTAACCCCACCGATGACACCGCATGTGTGGACGGCGCACCTTCGCAACAGGCCATCGACAAAGACACCCGCAGCCCCGCCCAACGCAACCACGACGCCCTCACTGCCGCGCTACGCGCCCTGCTGTGCTCGGGAAAACTGGGCCAGCACAATGGGCTACCGGCCTCCATCATCGTGTCCACCACCCTGGCCGAGCTCGAGGCCGCCGCCGGCAAAGGCCTCACCGGCGGCGGCACCCTGTTGCCCATGAGTGATGTCATCCGCCTAGCCCGCCACGCCCGGCACTACCTGGCGATTTTCGACAAAGGCAAGGCGCTGGCGCTCTACCACACCAAGCGACTCGCCTCCCCCGCACAGCGAATCGTCTTGTACGCCAAGGACCGTGGCTGCTCCGCGCCCGGATGCACAGTGCCCGGCTACTACTGCGAAGTGCATCACACCATCCCCTACGCCACCTGCCGCAGCACCGACATCAACAACCTCACCTTCGGCTGCGGCCCCCAACACCGCCTCCTGCAACCCGGCGGCTGGACCACCCGCAAAAACACCCACGGCGACACCGAATGGATACCGCCCCCACACCTCGACCACGGCCAACCCCGCACCAACACCTACTGGCACCCCGAGAAACTCCTGCGCGACGAGGACGACGACGAAGGGGACTAA
- a CDS encoding ethanolamine ammonia-lyase subunit EutB, with amino-acid sequence MSYQQTISGTTYTFDGLVDVMAKATPLRSGDQLAGCAAASDAERAAAAWALADIPLTTFLHDLLVPYETDEVTRLIIDTHDHEAFRPIATLTVGGLRDWLLDTAARDDSATRIAAIAPGLTPEMVAAVSKLMRNQDLILVAGAATATAAFRTTVGLPGRLATRLQPNHPTDDPRGIAAGTLDGLLMGCGDAVIGINPASDSPQATAELLYLLDEIRQRFSIPTQSCVLCHVTTTMELIDQGVPVDLVFQSIAGTEGANANFGVTIPMLLEANEAARSLHRGTVGDNVMYFETGQGSALSAGAHLGVGGKPVDQQTLEARSYAVARALQPLLINTVVGFIGPEYLYDGKQIIRAGLEDHFCGKLLGLPMGVDVCYTNHAEADQDDMDTLLTLLGVAGAAFVITVPGADDIMLGYQSLSFHDALYVRQALGLRPAPEFEAWLASLGMADSNGRMLPIDLATSPLRALAAG; translated from the coding sequence ATGAGCTACCAGCAAACTATCTCGGGCACCACGTACACCTTCGACGGCCTGGTCGACGTGATGGCAAAAGCAACACCGTTGCGCTCGGGTGATCAGCTCGCTGGTTGCGCCGCCGCTTCCGACGCCGAACGTGCCGCGGCCGCATGGGCGCTTGCTGACATACCCCTGACCACGTTTCTCCACGATCTGCTGGTGCCCTACGAAACCGATGAGGTCACCCGGCTCATCATTGACACCCATGATCACGAAGCATTTCGCCCGATCGCCACCTTAACGGTGGGCGGTCTGCGTGACTGGTTGTTGGATACCGCGGCGCGGGACGACAGCGCGACACGGATCGCCGCGATTGCTCCCGGCCTCACCCCAGAGATGGTCGCCGCGGTATCAAAGCTGATGCGCAACCAGGACCTAATCCTGGTGGCGGGCGCCGCAACCGCGACCGCGGCCTTCCGCACTACTGTCGGGTTGCCAGGCCGGCTCGCCACCCGGCTGCAGCCCAACCATCCGACCGATGACCCGCGCGGAATCGCAGCCGGGACGCTCGACGGCTTGCTGATGGGGTGCGGCGACGCGGTGATCGGCATCAATCCGGCGAGCGACTCGCCGCAAGCAACGGCTGAGCTGCTCTACCTTCTTGACGAAATTCGGCAGCGCTTCAGCATCCCGACCCAATCGTGCGTGCTGTGCCACGTGACGACCACCATGGAATTGATCGACCAGGGTGTGCCGGTGGACCTGGTGTTCCAGTCGATTGCGGGCACCGAAGGCGCCAACGCTAATTTCGGTGTGACGATCCCTATGTTGTTGGAAGCCAACGAAGCCGCACGGTCGCTGCACCGCGGAACGGTCGGCGACAACGTCATGTATTTCGAGACCGGGCAGGGTTCGGCGCTGTCCGCTGGTGCGCATCTCGGTGTGGGCGGCAAGCCGGTCGATCAGCAAACGTTGGAGGCGCGAAGCTACGCGGTAGCCCGAGCGTTGCAGCCACTGCTGATCAACACCGTGGTCGGATTTATCGGACCGGAATACCTTTACGACGGCAAGCAGATCATCCGCGCTGGGCTGGAGGATCATTTCTGCGGGAAACTGCTTGGCCTACCGATGGGCGTTGACGTCTGCTACACCAATCACGCCGAAGCCGACCAGGACGATATGGATACGCTGCTCACCCTGCTGGGTGTGGCCGGCGCTGCCTTCGTCATCACTGTCCCCGGTGCCGACGACATCATGCTCGGCTATCAAAGCCTGTCATTTCATGACGCGCTGTACGTGCGGCAGGCGCTGGGGTTGCGTCCGGCGCCGGAGTTCGAAGCGTGGCTGGCGAGCCTGGGCATGGCCGACAGCAACGGCCGAATGCTGCCCATCGATCTGGCGACCTCGCCGCTGCGGGCCCTGGCGGCGGGTTGA
- the eutC gene encoding ethanolamine ammonia-lyase subunit EutC, with protein sequence MDDAWAVLRNTTPARIGLGRAGNSLPTRRVLEFNAAHAAARDAVHEPLDVDCLTEQISNVGHGVPVRVHSRAASRDEYLRRPDLGRIPADLSALPTTGADIGIVLADGLSPRALTEHAAGMVVALVREFNGRYRVAPPVIATQARVGIGDHIGQVLGVTTVLVLIGERPGLSVADSLGIYLTHLPAPGRTDADRNCISNIHPPDGLDYHTAAVTVAALVAGARKLSRSGVTLKDTSRTELVAGGALNVESPGAGRWPAIVSRVPHR encoded by the coding sequence ATGGACGACGCCTGGGCGGTGCTGCGCAACACCACCCCAGCCCGGATCGGACTGGGCCGTGCCGGAAACTCGCTGCCGACTCGACGCGTGCTGGAATTCAACGCCGCTCATGCCGCCGCTCGGGACGCCGTCCATGAGCCCCTCGACGTTGACTGCCTCACCGAGCAGATCAGCAACGTCGGCCACGGCGTGCCCGTGCGCGTGCACAGTAGGGCCGCCTCGCGTGACGAGTACCTGCGCCGACCCGACCTTGGTCGCATCCCCGCAGACCTGTCGGCTCTGCCGACGACCGGCGCCGACATCGGCATCGTCCTTGCCGACGGGCTCTCCCCGCGGGCACTGACTGAGCACGCCGCCGGCATGGTCGTCGCGCTGGTGCGCGAATTTAACGGCCGCTACCGCGTTGCCCCGCCGGTGATCGCCACCCAGGCGCGCGTCGGGATCGGTGACCATATTGGTCAAGTCCTGGGCGTCACGACAGTGCTGGTGCTCATCGGCGAACGCCCGGGACTTTCCGTCGCCGACAGCCTCGGCATCTACCTGACCCACCTGCCGGCGCCAGGACGCACCGACGCGGACCGCAACTGCATCTCGAACATCCACCCGCCCGACGGACTTGACTACCACACGGCCGCGGTCACCGTCGCCGCACTAGTGGCCGGCGCCCGCAAACTTAGTCGCTCGGGTGTCACCCTCAAAGACACGTCGCGCACCGAACTGGTTGCCGGCGGCGCACTAAACGTCGAATCACCGGGGGCGGGCCGATGGCCAGCTATCGTCAGCCGGGTTCCGCACCGCTAG
- a CDS encoding adenylosuccinate synthase, with protein MPAIVLIGAQWGDEGKGKATDLLGGRVQWVVRYQGGNNAGHTVVLPTGENFALHLIPSGVLTPGVTNVIGNGVVVDPGVLLSELQGLADRDVDTSQLLISADAHLLMPYHVAIDKVTERYMGSKKIGTTGRGIGPCYQDKIARMGIRVADVLDPEELTHKIEAALEFKNQVLVKIYNRKALDPAQVVETLLQQAQQFRHRIADTRLLLNAALEAGETVLLEGSQGTLLDVDHGTYPYVTSSNPTAGGAAVGSGIGPTRIGTVLGILKAYTTRVGSGPFPTELFDENGEYLAKTGGEIGVTTGRRRRCGWFDAVIARYATRVNGITDYFLTKLDVLSSLETVPVCVGYQIDGVRTHDMPMTQSDLARAEPIYEELPGWWEDISAAREFEDLPAKARDYVLRLEELAGAQVSCIGVGPGRDQTIVRRDVLQGRP; from the coding sequence ATGCCGGCAATCGTCCTCATCGGCGCCCAGTGGGGTGACGAGGGCAAAGGTAAGGCCACAGACCTGCTCGGTGGCCGGGTGCAGTGGGTGGTGCGCTATCAGGGTGGCAATAACGCCGGGCACACCGTCGTCTTGCCTACCGGCGAGAACTTCGCACTGCATCTGATTCCGTCGGGGGTGCTGACGCCGGGGGTCACCAACGTCATCGGCAATGGTGTGGTGGTGGATCCCGGTGTGCTGCTCAGCGAACTGCAAGGCCTGGCAGACCGCGATGTCGACACCTCCCAGCTGCTGATTTCCGCCGATGCGCACCTGCTGATGCCCTACCACGTGGCCATCGACAAGGTCACCGAGCGTTACATGGGCAGCAAGAAGATCGGCACTACCGGCCGCGGCATCGGGCCCTGCTACCAGGACAAGATCGCCCGCATGGGGATACGGGTCGCCGATGTCTTAGACCCCGAGGAGCTGACCCACAAGATCGAGGCCGCGCTCGAGTTCAAAAACCAGGTGTTGGTCAAGATCTACAACCGCAAGGCGTTGGACCCGGCTCAGGTTGTCGAGACGCTGCTACAGCAGGCGCAGCAGTTTCGGCATCGCATCGCCGACACCCGGCTGCTGCTCAACGCGGCCCTCGAGGCCGGCGAGACGGTGTTGCTGGAAGGCTCGCAAGGTACCTTGCTCGACGTTGATCACGGCACCTACCCGTATGTGACGTCGTCGAATCCGACGGCGGGCGGCGCGGCGGTGGGCTCCGGTATCGGCCCGACCCGGATCGGCACCGTGCTGGGCATCCTCAAGGCCTACACCACTCGGGTGGGCTCCGGTCCGTTCCCCACCGAGCTGTTCGACGAGAACGGCGAATACTTGGCCAAGACCGGCGGCGAGATCGGCGTGACAACGGGACGACGGCGGCGCTGCGGGTGGTTCGATGCCGTGATCGCCCGCTACGCCACTCGGGTCAACGGGATCACCGACTACTTCCTGACCAAGCTTGACGTGCTGTCCAGCTTGGAAACGGTGCCGGTCTGCGTTGGCTATCAGATCGACGGCGTGCGCACCCACGACATGCCGATGACCCAAAGCGATCTCGCCCGTGCCGAGCCGATCTATGAGGAGCTGCCGGGCTGGTGGGAAGACATCTCGGCAGCACGGGAATTCGAGGACCTGCCCGCCAAAGCGCGCGACTACGTATTGAGGCTGGAAGAGCTTGCCGGGGCACAGGTTTCGTGCATCGGGGTCGGTCCGGGACGAGATCAGACTATTGTGCGTCGCGACGTTCTGCAGGGCCGCCCGTGA
- a CDS encoding DUF3151 domain-containing protein, with product MTSMGDLLGPDPILLPGDSAAEAELRANKDPGTVAAAHPSASVAWAALAEGALASDEPHKAITAYAYARTGYHRGLDQLRRNGWKGFGPVPYSHEPNRGFLRCVAALARAADTIGETDEYRRCLDLLDDCDSAARNELGL from the coding sequence ATGACGTCAATGGGTGATCTCCTGGGGCCTGATCCGATCCTGCTACCTGGTGACAGCGCCGCCGAGGCGGAGCTGCGGGCGAACAAGGACCCGGGCACCGTTGCCGCCGCGCATCCGTCCGCGTCGGTGGCCTGGGCGGCACTGGCCGAAGGAGCGCTGGCCTCCGACGAGCCGCACAAGGCCATCACAGCCTACGCGTACGCCCGCACCGGCTACCACCGCGGTCTAGATCAGCTGCGCCGCAATGGCTGGAAAGGTTTTGGCCCGGTGCCGTATTCGCACGAACCGAACCGCGGCTTCCTGCGCTGCGTGGCGGCGTTGGCGCGGGCCGCTGACACCATCGGTGAGACCGACGAGTACCGACGCTGCCTGGATCTGCTTGACGATTGTGACTCCGCGGCCCGCAACGAGCTCGGGCTCTAG
- a CDS encoding DedA family protein translates to MSTAVVALPHILDPMFWIGPQGLFASAVLPTILAIIFVETGLLFPLLPGESLLFTGGLLAAKGTLDIWVLAPAVAVVAVLGDQTGYFIGRRIGPALFKKEDSRFFKQHYVTESHAFFEKYGPWAIILARFLPFVRTFTPVIAGVSYMRYPLYLGFDIVGGVLWGGGVTVTGYFLGNVGFVHQNLEKIILGILFVSLLPALIAAWRGYRSRRQAANSQTR, encoded by the coding sequence ATGAGCACCGCCGTCGTGGCCTTGCCGCACATCCTCGACCCGATGTTCTGGATCGGTCCCCAGGGCCTTTTCGCATCCGCGGTGCTGCCCACCATCCTGGCCATCATCTTCGTCGAAACCGGCCTGCTGTTCCCGCTGCTGCCTGGGGAATCACTGCTGTTCACCGGCGGCCTGCTGGCCGCGAAGGGGACGCTCGATATTTGGGTGCTGGCCCCTGCCGTCGCGGTGGTGGCGGTGTTAGGCGATCAGACCGGGTATTTCATCGGCCGCCGCATTGGCCCCGCGCTGTTCAAGAAGGAAGACTCGCGCTTCTTCAAACAGCACTACGTGACCGAATCGCACGCCTTTTTCGAGAAGTACGGGCCGTGGGCGATCATCCTGGCCCGTTTCTTGCCGTTCGTGCGGACGTTCACCCCGGTGATCGCCGGCGTGTCCTATATGCGCTATCCGTTGTATCTGGGGTTCGACATCGTGGGCGGCGTCCTCTGGGGCGGCGGCGTCACGGTTACCGGCTACTTCCTGGGCAACGTGGGGTTCGTCCACCAGAATTTGGAAAAAATCATCCTGGGCATTCTGTTTGTGTCGCTGCTGCCGGCGCTAATCGCGGCCTGGCGCGGCTACCGGTCGCGGCGCCAGGCAGCCAACAGCCAGACTAGGTGA
- a CDS encoding site-2 protease family protein, producing MALIGLTAVGGVLAWLAGASVRPLAYAGVFIFVIAGWLVSLCLHEFGHALTAWRFGDHDVAVRGYLTLDPRRYSHPALSLLVPMLFIVLGGIGLPGAAVYLRTWFMTPTRRTLVSLAGPAANLVLAVLLLVLIRVYYDPAHTVLWAGVAFLGLLQIMAVVLNLLPIPGLDGYDALEPHLSPETQRAVAPAKQYAVFILLFLVLAPGLNQFLFVIVDWLFDLSGVPHWLAAVGNALTRFWSRWF from the coding sequence ATGGCCCTGATCGGACTGACCGCCGTCGGGGGTGTGCTGGCGTGGCTCGCCGGGGCGAGCGTGCGGCCACTGGCATATGCCGGGGTGTTCATCTTCGTGATCGCCGGCTGGTTGGTGTCGCTGTGTTTGCACGAATTCGGGCACGCGCTGACGGCCTGGCGATTCGGTGACCACGATGTCGCAGTGCGCGGCTACCTGACGCTGGATCCGCGGCGCTACAGCCATCCGGCGCTCTCACTGCTGGTACCAATGTTGTTCATCGTGCTGGGCGGGATCGGCCTGCCGGGTGCCGCCGTGTACTTGCGGACCTGGTTCATGACGCCTACCCGCCGCACCCTGGTCAGCTTGGCGGGCCCGGCGGCCAACCTTGTGTTGGCGGTGCTGCTGCTAGTGCTGATCCGGGTGTACTACGACCCTGCGCACACAGTCTTGTGGGCAGGGGTGGCGTTCCTGGGCCTTCTTCAGATCATGGCGGTCGTGCTGAACCTGCTGCCGATCCCGGGCCTGGACGGTTACGACGCCTTAGAGCCCCACCTGAGTCCTGAGACCCAGCGTGCGGTGGCACCGGCAAAGCAGTACGCCGTGTTCATTCTGCTGTTCCTCGTGCTGGCACCGGGCCTGAACCAGTTCCTCTTCGTGATCGTGGACTGGCTCTTCGACTTGTCTGGTGTGCCCCACTGGCTGGCGGCTGTGGGCAATGCGTTGACCCGCTTCTGGAGCCGCTGGTTCTAA
- the fbaA gene encoding class II fructose-bisphosphate aldolase: protein MPIATPEIYAEMLRRAKENSYAFPAINCTSSETVNAAIKGFADAGSDGIIQFSTGGAEFASGLGVKDMVTGAVALAKFTRTIAAKYPINVALHTDHCPKDKLDTYVRPLLAISASRVAAGKDPLFGSHMWDGSAVPIDENLAIAQELLKAAAAAKIILEVEIGVVGGEEDGVVGEINDKLYTTPEDFVKTIDALGAGEHGRYLLAATFGNVHGVYKPGNVKLRPDILAEGQKVAAAKLGQPEGSKPFDFVFHGGSGSEKSEIEEALRYGVVKMNVDTDTQYAFTRPVAGHMFTNYDGVLKVDGDVGNKKVYDPRSYLKQAEASMTERVIEACNDLRCAGKSVTAS from the coding sequence ATGCCTATCGCAACACCGGAGATCTACGCCGAGATGTTGAGACGAGCCAAGGAGAACTCGTACGCCTTTCCGGCGATCAACTGTACGTCTTCGGAGACCGTCAACGCCGCCATCAAAGGCTTCGCTGACGCCGGCAGCGACGGCATCATCCAGTTCTCCACCGGTGGTGCGGAGTTCGCCTCCGGGCTCGGCGTCAAGGACATGGTGACCGGTGCGGTAGCGCTGGCGAAGTTCACCCGCACCATTGCGGCCAAGTACCCGATCAACGTCGCCCTGCACACCGACCACTGCCCCAAGGACAAACTGGACACTTACGTGCGCCCGCTGCTGGCGATCTCGGCTAGCAGGGTAGCCGCCGGTAAGGATCCGCTGTTCGGATCGCACATGTGGGATGGCTCTGCGGTACCGATCGATGAGAATCTGGCCATCGCCCAAGAGCTGCTGAAGGCCGCTGCGGCCGCCAAGATCATCCTTGAGGTCGAGATCGGCGTGGTCGGCGGCGAGGAAGACGGCGTGGTCGGCGAAATCAACGACAAGCTGTACACCACCCCGGAGGACTTCGTGAAGACCATCGATGCCCTGGGCGCCGGTGAACACGGCAGGTACCTGCTGGCGGCGACGTTTGGCAACGTGCACGGTGTCTACAAGCCCGGCAACGTCAAGCTGCGTCCCGACATCCTGGCCGAAGGCCAAAAGGTGGCAGCGGCCAAGCTCGGTCAGCCCGAGGGCTCGAAACCGTTCGACTTTGTGTTCCACGGCGGTTCCGGTTCGGAGAAGTCGGAGATCGAGGAGGCGCTGCGGTACGGCGTGGTGAAGATGAACGTCGACACCGACACCCAATACGCGTTCACCCGCCCAGTGGCCGGTCACATGTTCACCAACTACGACGGCGTGCTTAAAGTCGACGGCGATGTGGGCAACAAGAAGGTGTACGACCCGCGTAGCTATCTCAAGCAGGCCGAAGCATCGATGACCGAGCGAGTGATTGAGGCCTGCAACGACCTGCGTTGCGCGGGAAAGTCGGTGACGGCCAGCTGA